GTGCGGTGGCGGTCGTCCCACGCGACGGAAAGGTGCCCTTCCTCGACGACGGCGTCGAGGGGGAGCTGAGCCGGAAGCGCTCCTGGTGGACCGAGGCGGGCGCCTGGGCGGTCTGGACGGGCTGACCTCCGTCGATCCCCGGGCCGGTCGCGGGTCGCACCGGACGGCCTATCCTCGGCGGGAGGAATGGGGAGGAACCGTGGTGCACGAGAACGCCGACCGGGCTCACGTGCCGGGCCAACAACCGGTGCCCGAGCGGGACATCGAGCCGCTCTGGCCGGAGGAGACCGTCCCGGATCCGGTCGCCGCGGCCTGGGCGGTCCCGGCCCAGCCGGGCGCCCCGGTCGTGCCACCCCCCGCCCCACCCGTCCCCGCCGACGCGCGGCCCGCCGGTCCGGGCGATGAGGGTGGCGGTTCCGTCGGGGACGCACCGCCGACAGCCGCCACGCGGGTCCCGGGCGAGTCCCCCTGGGCCCAGCCGCCGCAGCGCCCGACCCCGACCGACCAGCCGCAGCCGAACGGCGCCACCCTCGCACCTTCGGCCGACGCCGGGGGCGTCCCACCCACGGTCACCGCGCCGGTCGCCGGGCCGCCCACCGCCGCCTTGGACCCGGGCTCGGCGGCGCACGGCGCGCTGCCCGCGCCGCCGCCGCTCGGGCCGTTTCCGCCCGCAGCGGGCGGGCCGGTCCACCACCCCGGGCCGGTCGTACCGGGCCAGCCCACCGGCGGCACCCCCGGCCACCCGTCGCCACCCGTACCGCCGTACGCCGGGCCGCCGGCCCCGCAGATGCCGGTGGCCCATCCCCAGCCGTCCGGCTGGCAACCCTGGCCGGAGCGGGGCGGGCCCGCACCGCAGCCGCCCGGGCCGCCGCAGCCGACGCTGCCCGGCACCCCGGCCGGGCCCTTCCCGCCGGGGGCCGGCCTGCCCGCCTACCCGGACCCGGCCTGGCTGCCGGAGAGCGGCGTCACCCCGACCGCCGAGGACTTCTCCCGCCGCCGTCAGGTCCGGCCCGCCGACCCGGTGGCCACCATGGGGGTACGGGCGGTGGTCAACCGGATCGGCCTGGTGCGGCTTCCGCCGGGGCGGCACGAGCAGGAACTCAAGCGGGACATCGAGATGGTGCGGCGCAACTTCGGCGGGCTGCGCCAGGTGACGGTGGTGAACCCGAAGGGCGGCGCGGGGAAGACCGTGGCGATCCTGCTGCTCGCGATGACCTTCGGTCAGAAGCGCGGTGGATACGTGCTGGCCTGGGACAACAACGAGACCCAGGGCACCCTGGGGATGCGGGCCCAGCAGGACTTCCACTCCCGTACGGTCCGGGACATGCTGCGCGACCTGGGGCAGTTCCAGGGCGCGCACGGCCGGGTCGGCGACCTGTCGCAGTACGTTCGCTCGCAGGGCGAGGGGATGTTCGACGTGCTCGCCTCGGACGAGTCGGCCACCGGCGGGGAGATGCTCACCGCCGCCGCGTTCGCCGAGATCCGCGAGGTGGTCAGCCGCTTCTACAAGCTGATCTTCGTGGACACCGGGAACAACGTCCGGGCGCAGAACTGGCAGGCCGCGATGGACGCCACGGATCAGCTCGTGGTCACCATGTCGGCCCGGAACGACTCGGCGGAGACCGCCGCCCGGATGCTCGACCACCTGGAGCAGAGCGGCCGGCAGCGGCTGGTCCGGCAGGCGGTGACGGTGGTGTCGATGCCGCCGTCCCGCAAGGAGATCGACCTGCCGGCGATCCAGGAGCACTTCGCGGCCCGGACCCGGGCGGTGCTGCTCGCGCCGTACGAGCGGTTGATCGACACCGGCGAGCCGATCCGGTACGGACAGCTCTCCTCGGCCACCCGGGACGCCTGGCTCAAGATCGCCGCCGCGGTGGCCGAAGGGCTCTGAACGGCACGACGGCCGACCCGACCGATCGTCGGGCCGGCCGTCGCGGTCGGCTCAGTTGCCGGCGAGGGCATCCCCGGCGGCCGGGTCGCAGTCGCGGAGGAACTGGGCGCAGCGGGCCGCCTCGTCCGCCTCGCCGATCTCGCCGGCGGCCCGGGAGAGCACGTAGAGGCAGCGCAGGAAGCCCCGGTTGGGTCGGTGCGACCACGGCACCGGGCCGTGCCCCTTCCAGCCGCTGCGGCGCAGCTGGTCCAGGCCACGGTGGTAGCCGGTGCGCGCGAAGGCGTACGCGGGGATGACCTGGCCGGTCGCCAGGGCCCGGGTGGCCAGCGCCGCCCACGCCGCGCTGTTGGTCGGGAAACGGGCGGCCACCTCGGCGAACGCCTCGTCGGTGTCCTGTTCGGCGGCGGCGGCCAGGGCGGCGTCGGCCTCCTCGTGCGCGGGCAGGAGGGTGGCCGGTGGCTCAGGCAACAGGTTCTGCATCGCCCCATTCAACCCGCTTCGCCCGGGGTCGCGCGAGGGGGTCCGGCGAGCCGACTGGCTGAACGGCTGAGGCGTTGGTCACGCTCGCGGCCCCAGTCGCACGTACCCGCGGCCCATGCCACGGCGGGATGTTTTCCACTACAACTATTGGTCCGGAGCCTCCCCAGGACCCGGTTACGCAGGGGCCCGGCGGCCTGGCCGCCGGGCCCCTGTCGGTCCCGGGCCGGGCGTCGGGCAGGTTTGCCGGGTTGCCCGGTCCGGGCAGGATGAGCTGGTGCCGACCCCACCTCCCGCGGACGTCATCGAGCCGCATCACCGCAACGTCGAAGAAATCGAGACCCGCGCCGCGTTCGACCGGCGGGTGGCCACCGGCAGTCTCGCCGGGGTGACCGTGCAGGGGCTGCGGTTGGATCTGGACCCCGTTCCCGACCTGACCGGCACCGAGGTCACCGGCACCCTCTTCGTCGGGTGCCGGTTCGCCGGCCGGGAGGTCGGCGCCGACCTGGTCCGCCGCGGCGCGAACGTGGTGCCGCCCTTCTCCGGCCTGCCCTACCCGACCCAGCCGTCCCACCTCTACACCGCCGACGACCTG
This genomic interval from Micromonospora sp. CCTCC AA 2012012 contains the following:
- a CDS encoding chromosome partitioning protein — protein: MVHENADRAHVPGQQPVPERDIEPLWPEETVPDPVAAAWAVPAQPGAPVVPPPAPPVPADARPAGPGDEGGGSVGDAPPTAATRVPGESPWAQPPQRPTPTDQPQPNGATLAPSADAGGVPPTVTAPVAGPPTAALDPGSAAHGALPAPPPLGPFPPAAGGPVHHPGPVVPGQPTGGTPGHPSPPVPPYAGPPAPQMPVAHPQPSGWQPWPERGGPAPQPPGPPQPTLPGTPAGPFPPGAGLPAYPDPAWLPESGVTPTAEDFSRRRQVRPADPVATMGVRAVVNRIGLVRLPPGRHEQELKRDIEMVRRNFGGLRQVTVVNPKGGAGKTVAILLLAMTFGQKRGGYVLAWDNNETQGTLGMRAQQDFHSRTVRDMLRDLGQFQGAHGRVGDLSQYVRSQGEGMFDVLASDESATGGEMLTAAAFAEIREVVSRFYKLIFVDTGNNVRAQNWQAAMDATDQLVVTMSARNDSAETAARMLDHLEQSGRQRLVRQAVTVVSMPPSRKEIDLPAIQEHFAARTRAVLLAPYERLIDTGEPIRYGQLSSATRDAWLKIAAAVAEGL
- a CDS encoding DUF3151 domain-containing protein; the protein is MQNLLPEPPATLLPAHEEADAALAAAAEQDTDEAFAEVAARFPTNSAAWAALATRALATGQVIPAYAFARTGYHRGLDQLRRSGWKGHGPVPWSHRPNRGFLRCLYVLSRAAGEIGEADEAARCAQFLRDCDPAAGDALAGN